A part of Pseudomonadota bacterium genomic DNA contains:
- a CDS encoding extracellular solute-binding protein, producing MKNLDVNRICDGIREGKMSRREIHTVLGAVGFGLAVVPLTKGAQAEEIAAASCGDGHPMTFTWSGYDEVHFHQQYIDSHGCASNFTFWGDEEEAFAKMRAGFEPDVMAPCTYELNRWFNAGLLAPINTDMLSNWDQIIPALKEVDGSIQGGNRVFVPMDWGQTSVTFRTDLAPEYVDVENHTWGILWDPKYAGRLSMIDSLIDGVAVASIYAGLEDPYDLSDPADMETTANLLREQLPLLRYYSNTMSDVEQSLASGELVAAATWNSSIVALRGQGLPVMFMQPKEGAMTWVCGLVRHPSNDGRGEEQVEKAHQILDSYLSADAGAWEIINYGYGHANLGAYDMVSEEELAERGLSKNPSDLLETGIFQVEMTPQQDIQTMFEEVKAGM from the coding sequence ATGAAAAATCTTGATGTCAACCGCATCTGTGACGGCATTCGCGAAGGCAAGATGTCGCGTCGCGAAATCCACACAGTGCTTGGTGCCGTTGGCTTCGGCCTGGCTGTTGTGCCGCTCACCAAGGGTGCACAGGCCGAAGAGATTGCCGCCGCAAGTTGTGGTGACGGTCATCCGATGACCTTTACTTGGTCCGGTTACGACGAAGTCCATTTCCACCAACAGTACATCGACAGCCACGGCTGCGCTTCGAATTTCACCTTTTGGGGTGATGAGGAAGAGGCTTTCGCCAAGATGCGCGCGGGCTTCGAGCCTGACGTCATGGCGCCGTGCACCTATGAGCTGAATCGCTGGTTCAATGCCGGCCTCTTGGCACCGATCAACACGGACATGCTGTCGAACTGGGATCAGATCATCCCGGCACTGAAGGAAGTGGATGGTTCGATCCAGGGCGGCAACCGCGTGTTCGTGCCGATGGATTGGGGCCAAACCTCTGTCACGTTCCGCACCGATCTGGCACCGGAGTATGTCGACGTCGAGAACCACACCTGGGGCATCCTGTGGGATCCCAAGTATGCCGGTCGCCTGTCGATGATCGACAGCTTGATCGACGGTGTCGCCGTTGCATCGATCTATGCCGGCCTCGAGGACCCGTACGACCTCTCGGACCCCGCCGACATGGAAACGACGGCCAATCTGTTGCGCGAACAGCTTCCGTTGTTGCGCTACTATTCCAACACCATGTCGGACGTCGAGCAGTCGCTGGCCTCCGGCGAGCTGGTTGCCGCGGCAACGTGGAACAGTTCGATCGTCGCGCTGCGCGGCCAGGGCCTGCCGGTCATGTTCATGCAGCCGAAGGAAGGCGCCATGACGTGGGTCTGCGGTCTGGTCCGCCACCCGTCCAACGACGGCAGAGGCGAGGAGCAGGTCGAGAAGGCACATCAGATTCTCGACTCCTATCTCAGTGCCGATGCCGGTGCGTGGGAGATCATCAACTACGGTTACGGTCACGCCAACCTCGGCGCCTACGACATGGTGAGCGAGGAAGAGCTAGCCGAGCGTGGTCTGTCGAAGAATCCGAGCGACCTCTTGGAAACCGGTATCTTCCAGGTCGAGATGACGCCTCAGCAGGACATCCAAACCATGTTCGAGGAAGTCAAAGCCGGCATGTAA